One part of the Bacillota bacterium genome encodes these proteins:
- a CDS encoding S-layer homology domain-containing protein — protein sequence MKTKQLLMIALGITVILVGSALGAMAADLTDIAQSWAKPQIEDLVHDEIISGYPDKAFRPDNTVTRGEFAKLLTKAYDLEAKESRTFPDTKGHWAKYYVDAVTSNDLTAGYTDGTFRPDVAITRAEMVSMVTKTLEQEGKLEGLDLSETPEFSDVTPEFWAAEDILAAEKLGLLPEHFFPEFKPNAKATRAETAYVIAEGREVEAPATEQAQLDRGQVNLIDSVTDAAVELTQELFTPTQIQAVLSGDWGKVAQGLQYSAYDRLTAMQLAPWEAEAVLSRDWASLASSAKDRLASAVGEVADLSPELSTALVNMDWQAVQEYGQVEITQKLLAGILL from the coding sequence GTGAAAACAAAACAATTGCTAATGATCGCCTTGGGCATCACCGTCATCTTGGTTGGTTCTGCCCTGGGCGCGATGGCCGCTGATCTCACCGACATTGCACAGTCCTGGGCAAAGCCCCAAATTGAAGATCTTGTTCACGATGAAATCATTTCCGGATATCCCGACAAAGCTTTTAGACCCGACAATACTGTCACCAGGGGCGAATTTGCCAAGCTGCTCACTAAAGCCTATGACCTTGAGGCCAAGGAATCCCGTACCTTCCCTGATACCAAGGGACACTGGGCCAAGTACTATGTGGATGCCGTCACCAGCAACGACTTGACCGCTGGTTACACCGATGGCACCTTCCGCCCCGATGTCGCCATTACCCGAGCGGAAATGGTGTCCATGGTGACCAAGACCCTGGAGCAAGAGGGCAAACTTGAGGGGCTAGACCTATCCGAGACCCCAGAGTTCTCTGACGTGACACCGGAATTTTGGGCCGCGGAAGATATCCTTGCCGCCGAGAAGTTGGGCCTACTCCCGGAACACTTCTTCCCTGAGTTCAAACCCAACGCCAAGGCAACTCGAGCGGAAACCGCCTACGTCATTGCCGAAGGTCGTGAAGTAGAGGCACCGGCGACGGAGCAAGCCCAACTGGACAGGGGTCAGGTCAACCTCATCGATTCCGTTACCGATGCAGCCGTGGAACTGACGCAGGAACTCTTTACTCCTACCCAGATCCAGGCGGTCTTGAGCGGAGATTGGGGTAAGGTAGCCCAAGGATTGCAGTACAGCGCGTATGACCGTCTGACGGCGATGCAGCTGGCCCCCTGGGAAGCTGAGGCCGTCTTGTCCCGAGATTGGGCAAGTCTCGCCAGTTCCGCCAAGGACCGATTGGCCTCTGCCGTCGGTGAAGTTGCCGATCTGTCTCCGGAGTTGAGTACAGCCCTTGTCAATATGGATTGGCAGGCAGTTCAGGAGTATGGACAAGTGGAGA
- the polA gene encoding DNA polymerase I, producing MTNQRKKALLVDGHSLLHRAFYALPTLTSSQGEYTNAILGFTMMLMRLIEDEEPDFLAVAFDEAAPTFRHRQFDDYKAHRKPMPEELRPQVDGVREVVDGFNIPILSLAGYEADDVIGTAAVKAEAAGYLTYIVTGDRDSLQLVNENIHALITRRGIRDLEHYDPQKVVEEYGVTPAQFAELKGLMGDKSDNIPGVPGIGPKTAARLLQSYGSIGGIYEHIDDLKGKQRENLITHKEQAQLSLQLAIIDCDVPIDIDFSRYRANDWNLEKLRDLFVRYEFRQLLDKLVAKFPNEGLDPRTQEPAVGESDDSAQLSLGFGEEEVAWKFEVASSLEAARNLLDKVGTTKELLIDLYLDGADAMSGQVSAIALGVAGESILVCLDNKLQSNYNLPEGDLVQLLEPVLVDESVTKVGYDLKPLAVWCLRVGGFTPQGLFDTALAGYLCNPSQSSKQLEDLVMQYFDEYVPPLTELTGTGARAKAFADLDPSQLAEFALRRLKHLTLLQERLTDQLTQDDLLELFAQLETPLISVLAKMEWRGVRVNTEELKFISAEFGQRVEQLTEEIYQLAGEEFNINSPKQLGQILFDKLGLPVLKKTKSGPSTSAEVLEQLAEENEIVAKILDYRQLVKLKSTYVDALGPLVNPRTGRIHTSFNQMVTATGRLSSTNPNLQNIPVRTEEGRRIRAAFTPGGDDLVILSADYSQIELRVLAHMSGDDSLIDAFINGQDIHTRTAAEVFGLELDEVTPREREAAKAINFGIVYGISSFGLAKGTGLSRQEAQRYIDSYFDRYPGVKHYLDWTVAEARAKGYVTTLFNRRRYLPDITSRNWARRSFAERTAMNTPIQGSAADIIKMAMLAVDEKLDSQGLEARLLLQVHDELVLEVPCQQVEATASLIKETMESVVQLSVPLQVDVKVGANWRDTKPLKG from the coding sequence ATGACGAATCAAAGGAAAAAGGCCCTGTTGGTGGACGGTCATAGTCTGCTGCATCGCGCCTTTTACGCTTTGCCCACCTTGACTTCCAGTCAAGGTGAGTACACCAACGCAATCCTGGGCTTTACCATGATGCTGATGCGGTTGATTGAGGACGAAGAACCAGATTTCTTGGCCGTGGCCTTTGACGAAGCCGCGCCCACCTTCCGCCATCGCCAATTTGATGATTACAAGGCCCACCGTAAGCCCATGCCTGAGGAGCTCCGGCCCCAGGTAGATGGAGTGAGGGAAGTGGTGGATGGCTTTAACATACCGATTCTGTCCCTGGCCGGCTATGAAGCCGATGACGTCATTGGGACCGCAGCGGTGAAGGCCGAAGCAGCGGGGTACTTGACCTACATCGTTACCGGAGATCGCGATAGCCTGCAGTTGGTCAACGAGAACATCCATGCCCTGATCACCCGCCGGGGAATTCGAGATCTGGAGCACTATGACCCGCAGAAGGTGGTGGAGGAGTACGGGGTGACTCCCGCCCAGTTTGCGGAGTTAAAGGGATTGATGGGGGACAAGTCCGACAACATCCCCGGTGTTCCCGGAATTGGCCCGAAGACAGCAGCGAGACTGCTTCAGAGCTACGGTTCCATCGGCGGTATCTACGAGCACATCGATGACCTAAAGGGTAAGCAGAGGGAAAATCTCATCACCCACAAGGAGCAAGCCCAGCTGAGCCTCCAGTTGGCTATCATTGACTGTGATGTGCCCATTGACATCGACTTCTCCCGCTATCGGGCCAATGACTGGAACCTAGAGAAATTGCGGGATCTTTTTGTGCGGTATGAGTTTCGGCAGCTCCTGGACAAACTGGTAGCTAAGTTTCCCAATGAGGGGTTGGATCCAAGGACCCAGGAACCAGCGGTCGGTGAGAGCGATGATAGTGCCCAGTTATCCCTGGGTTTTGGGGAGGAAGAGGTCGCCTGGAAGTTTGAGGTTGCCAGCAGTCTTGAGGCTGCCAGGAATCTACTGGACAAGGTTGGTACCACCAAGGAGTTGTTGATCGATCTCTATCTCGATGGTGCCGATGCCATGTCTGGACAGGTATCGGCCATTGCCCTGGGGGTGGCTGGCGAAAGTATCCTTGTTTGCTTGGATAACAAGTTGCAGTCTAACTACAACTTGCCTGAAGGGGATTTAGTCCAGCTCCTGGAACCAGTGCTGGTCGATGAGTCCGTCACCAAGGTGGGATATGACCTCAAGCCCTTGGCAGTATGGTGCTTGCGGGTCGGTGGTTTTACACCCCAGGGGCTTTTTGATACTGCCTTAGCGGGGTACTTGTGTAACCCCTCCCAATCCTCCAAACAATTGGAGGACCTGGTGATGCAGTATTTCGATGAGTACGTGCCGCCCTTGACGGAGCTCACCGGTACCGGAGCCAGGGCCAAGGCCTTTGCTGACCTAGACCCCAGTCAATTGGCGGAGTTTGCCCTGCGCAGGCTAAAACACCTGACGCTTTTGCAGGAGCGATTGACGGACCAACTGACGCAAGATGACCTCCTGGAGTTGTTTGCCCAGTTGGAAACGCCGCTGATTTCCGTCTTGGCGAAGATGGAATGGCGAGGCGTGAGGGTTAACACCGAGGAATTGAAGTTTATTTCCGCAGAGTTTGGCCAGCGAGTAGAGCAGCTAACGGAGGAGATCTATCAGCTGGCGGGGGAGGAGTTTAATATCAACTCTCCTAAACAGCTGGGTCAGATCCTCTTCGACAAGCTGGGGTTACCGGTCTTGAAGAAGACTAAGTCAGGGCCATCAACCAGCGCAGAAGTGTTGGAACAGCTGGCAGAAGAGAATGAGATTGTAGCTAAGATCCTGGATTACCGACAGCTGGTGAAGCTCAAGAGCACCTATGTCGATGCCCTGGGACCCTTGGTCAACCCCCGTACCGGTCGCATCCACACCTCCTTTAATCAGATGGTTACGGCCACGGGGCGGCTGTCCAGCACCAACCCTAACCTGCAGAATATTCCCGTGCGTACTGAGGAAGGCCGGAGGATCAGGGCTGCCTTCACACCGGGCGGCGATGATTTAGTTATCCTCTCGGCGGACTACTCGCAAATCGAATTGCGGGTGTTGGCCCATATGAGCGGCGATGATAGTCTGATCGACGCCTTTATCAACGGACAGGACATCCACACCCGCACCGCGGCGGAGGTCTTTGGTTTGGAGCTTGACGAGGTTACCCCCAGGGAGCGGGAGGCTGCCAAGGCCATTAACTTCGGGATTGTCTATGGAATCAGCAGTTTTGGCTTGGCCAAGGGTACTGGCCTTTCCAGGCAGGAAGCCCAGCGGTACATTGACAGCTACTTTGACCGGTATCCCGGTGTCAAACACTATCTTGATTGGACGGTGGCAGAGGCTAGGGCCAAGGGATATGTGACCACCCTCTTTAATCGCCGACGATACTTGCCGGACATCACCAGTCGCAACTGGGCCCGCAGAAGTTTCGCTGAGCGTACGGCAATGA